Within Dysgonomonas sp. HDW5A, the genomic segment AAACGCTGGGTTCCTTTGTCTATCATTGCAGAGGAAGGTAATTGATACAACATGAAGATATTTTTATGAATACAAAATACTGTTTCTTTTTACTTCTCTTTTTGGGAGTAATTCTAAATATAGAAGCACAAGTTGTTATTGGTTCGGGGAGTACTGCATTATCTATACAACCTCAACCCGGAGCATTACTAGAGATCAAAATGCAGGATGCCGATATCCAGAATATAACCTCAACAAAAGGACTTATGCTACCGCGTGTTGCCCTGACAGCTGCAGACAATCTGGCTCCATGTGTTGTCGGCGCAACTGATGCACAGAAACTCTTACACAAAGGACTTACAGTATACAATACAACCTACGGAGGAACTTTATTACCTGCAATTTATTCATGGGACGGACAGAAATGGATGTTACTCGACCAATCGGTAAATCCATTATATAACCCTAATTCATATATAGTAAAACCTGGGCAATTTGTTGAAATACCTGTCAGCAAAGCATATGCTTTCTGGGAATCATATTCAACACCTGATTTTGTAAACGAGAAACTCACAGGGGCCGTTACCGCAGAATTATTATGGCAAGATACTCAAGATTTAATATCTGCCGGTAACATTACTCTATTAAAAGGTGATCAGGGCTACAACACAATTATCAAACTTAGTACCGATGCTGCCAAAGGATCAGGAAATGCTGTTATCGTAGTAAAGATAGGAGGCATAATCCGTTGGTCGTGGCATATATGGATAACCGGATATAATCCCTTAGTTAATGCCAAAACATATAAAGGGCTCACTTTTATGGATCGTAATCTCGGTGCATCAAATACCACTATCGGCGATCTCGGCTCACTGGGGTTATTGTATCAATGGGGGCGGAATATGCCTTTTCCCGGAGCAAACCAAACTATTGGAAATGGAGTCACATTAGAGCCTGTAATCTATGGAAATGTAACAACAATAGACAAAACCGTTGTTGCCGTTAAAAATAACTTGGCAAATGCGGTACTAAACCCCTCGACTTTCTATTTATCTACAGGGAATTTTGGTGATTGGTATAGCAATGTTCTCGGTTTTAGAAACGACAGTTTATGGTTAAGTACCAATATAACAAAAGGAATTTTTGATCCCTGTCCCGCAGGTTGGAAAGTACCATGGACAGCACTGGAACCTGCAAGTTCGCCCTGGTATGATCTTGGAAATCCCGGTTTTGCTGCAGGTACAGGTATTACGTGGGCTGAACTTGGATATTATCCAAGTCCGGGATATAGAAACCAACTCAACGGAGTTTTAACGAATGTTGGATATATGGGTACATACTGGAACTCAATAGGTAAGGGTGGCTCTGATAATTTGTCTTTCACAACCGTCTTCTATAACAAAGTTTATGGCTCAACTGATATTATAAGTTATAATTTCGGCTACTCACGTGCTATGGGTAATTCGGTACGATGTGTGCGTATCGAATAATCAACCTATTCCACGCTGATAGTTCCGATAAGCAATGGGTGTAAATCCTGTCTTTTTCTTAAAGATGGAGAAAAAATGCTCTGTCGAATTATAATTCAGCTCAAAAGCAATCTCTTTGACCGATTGTGAAGTTTCGGCCAGAAGATGTTTTGCCTGATTGATCTTCAATTCCTGAAAATATTGTGTAGGAGCATATCCTGTATAATTCTTAAAGACTTTACGAAACCACGAATAGCTGACATTCAGTTTTTCGGCAATTTGCTGGGGGGCAACATCCTTATAGATATTCTCGGACATAATAATTTTAGCCCGTTCTATTTTTTGATAAATTTCCGCATTTTCGGTTACTATGTTTTTCGAAACAGATAACACCTTGCCCATAATATGCAACACAACGCCTGCCAGATATTGCTGAGTAGCAATTTTATCTTCTTTAGCTGTTTCGATAGCACGGGAGAAAAGATTCACCAAGTTATCCTGAAAACCAACTTCTAAAACAGGATTCTCTTTCGTGAAAAACGATGCATGAACAAGATTATCGATTATAGGGCCTTCGAAGCCAATATAATATTCATTCCATCCACTATCGGAAAGCGGACTATAGGTATGCCATTGATTGGGAAAAAGCATAATGAGGCAACCTTTTTCCACTTTTCTTTTCTTGGTAGAATCAGACTCGAAGAAACCTTCCCCTTTTGTTATATAAAGTAGTTGGTATTCACGGAGAACCCGACCTTTAGACGTATTAAAAAAGTAGTCGGAAGGATGGTTTGTCAAAGGATATTTTCCTCCTTTTTGAATAGGCTGAAATCCGACCGTATTTACCCATAAGCCAAATTGTTTATCCCGCTCACTAACCAGTAAGTATTTAAAGTTAACCCCAAAGTCATTAAGGCGCATCATAAGTAGATAGATTAAGGGCTCGATCCAACAATGAATCAAGCTCTTAAAGGTATTATTTTTTTATCACAATTTTATCATACTGATCATCTGCTGATATTTCAGAATATTTAATCGCATCCGACATTTCGACTAAAGCACGCAATACAGGCCCTTCTCCCATAGGGGCATTCTCTTGTGTTTTCCGGTTATAATAAAATGATAATGAAGGCATAATACCCGTCCCCACACAAATAGCAGTAACATCACCTTCATCAGTCATTTTTGTCATCATACCCTTCAAACCCTGCTCTGCAACATAAATAAAATCTTTATCTATCCAGCCTTCTCTTACTCCACGGGCAATACCGAATACAAACATAGCAGTACCTGTTATCTCTTCATACGAATCTGTTTTATCCAAGATTTGGTACCACAAACCATTTTTCCCCTGATAACGGGCTACCCCACTCACTTGTTGTTTGAAGTTTTCGATTAAAGCCTGCCTCTTAGGATGATTTTTAGGTAACATGGTTAACAGGTCGGCTTGTGCCATTAAAATCCACCCATTGGCTCTTGACCAATGTGCAACACCATGTTCCTTAGTATCTGTATGGTAGCAATGATAATAGATTTGCTTTTCGGGATGCCATAGATAGTTTGTATAATTCAAGACCTGATTGGCTGCATCGTCAAAATATTTTGTATCTCCTGTCATTTTACCCATACGGCAAAGAAAGGCGACTCCCATAAATAAGTCATCTGCCCAGATTGTATTTTCGTGAGGCCAAAGTCGTGCTATCGTTCCATCCTCGAGACGAGGTTCTGCATACATCAAATGATCGTTAGTCTCATTTATATAATTAAGAAATGCCTTGTTCGGTTTACGCATTTGAAGCTCAATCAGACTTGCACCCATCGGACCGTTGTCATCAAGCCTCTTGGCTCTGAATATCATGTGCCATGTCAGTTTGCGAATAGCCCGCCAGCCTCCTTCGCTAAATGCCTGATCGTATTGTTTCTTAAAGAAGTTCAGATTATTCTCATCAAAAACAAAATTCATATTCTTGAAAACATAATCTTCGTATTTCTTTGATTTGGTTTTATCTGCAAGTTCCAACAGAGCAATATTCAAAACTCCATTTGTATAATGCCAGTCGTTATATTCGTTCTGAACCTTAATATCCATAGAAAATGGAACATTCTTAAGGTTGGTATAAGTTTGCTCTGTCTTTGTATTAACAAAGGTGTAAGGCGTCTCCGACATAATTCTGTCGGCAATAGCTATTGCTATTTGATCTGCCGATTGAGTTGCCTGAGAATAAGCAGCCAGTGTCGTAAAAAGAGCAAAAGCAACTATTAGTGATTTTCGGTACATAAGGTTAACTATTAAAAATTTGAAAATGATTACTAATCTGCGATCGAAATAATTCTACAATCAGGTATCATTCGTTACAAAAAGTAATCAATAAGGTGACAAATACTTCTACAAAAGTGTCATTTTCCGATTTTCACTAAAACACTATAAATCAACAAACAACAAATCAGAAGGTGACAAAAGTAACAAAAGTGACACTTTTTATATGAGTCTATTTTTCTATTTTATGGTGTTACCTTTTTCGGTGCAAAGACAGATAAATATCTTATGTTATATGCAGCCAAACAAATAAGATTATCCCAATCGGCAACGAATTTATAGATAGATAAATAATGCTTTAATGTAGAGATGAGACTCCCCATCCCTACTCGAAAGCATAATACATTATTTGGGCAAATTGAAAGCCTCTTTCAAAGCTTGCATATCTGCCATAGAAGTACCTTCGGGCTCGAAGCCCATCGATTTAGCTGTCAGATATATTTGTGCCGATTTCGAAAGGGTATCCACCATATCGAATGCTTCCATGATGTTTTCACTAATGGAACATACACCGTGCTTCTCCCACATTACTACATCGTAATTTTCCAGTGCTTTTACCGTAGCCTCAGCCAACTCTATAGAGCTAGGCATTAGATAAGGTATAATACCTAATCCTTTAGGACAGAAAGCTCTGGTTTCGGGAATCATACTCCAGAGAAGATAAGTAAGCTTATCTTTTTCTAAAAATGCTCGGTTATGAGTCATAGCTATCAAATCAATAGGATGCGTATGTAACGCCGCCTTATAATTAGATCCGCTACCAATCATATAATCGTGCATGGATAGATGTGACGGTAATTCGGATGTCGGGCGAACGGGATTATCCGCTATAATTTCGTAGCTGTTACAATCGTCGCCGATACGAATTACAGCACCATTCTCCATAGGCCAGCGAGCCAAATCACGCATACGCATATTGGTTCCCTTACAGAAAAAATAGCATCCTTTCAAATTGGGAAGAACTTTTCCAATTACATATTTCTCACTGATCGGTTTCATGTTTCTGATTTCATCATCCACCAGATCCGTGATGTTTATTGTGATATTTCCACCATTGCGTTCAGCCCATCCTTTTTGCCAAAGGTAGCCCGCTACTTCTGCCACTTCCCATACTTTTTTGGCAAGTTCCGGACGGTTATCTAATATTGATTTCATTTCGTTTTCAGTTTTAAGGTCACAGACCTATTTAAGTAATACTTTAATGTTATATTTTTAAGTTATAACTAATGCCAGTTGGTAGTTGATATTATATGTTCTATTTTTACTAACGCACCCTATGGGTTTGTTTTTCATTTTGCCTTGATGCAAAACGAAACAAAAGATCAAGACTATGCCTCTTTGCCCGACCCGCTACGGTCTCGAAAGCTAAAACAAAAGAAAACGTTTAACGTTGATACCCTTTCGTTTCTTAACGCTTTCTTCATCCTGCGGGTACCCCGTGCAACTGGCAAGGTCGGTAACCTAACGGATGACAAGCTTTTGCGTGCGTCAGCCCAAGTGCATCAGTGGAGTAGCCGTTGGCTGACAAGCAAAGCAGGCGTAAAACTAAACGTGCCGATAGGCAATAAGTTTAGTTTAGACCGCAAGCTTAAGGCAGGCAGGAGAGCCACGCAGCACAAAGCCTTTTTGATTCCTTTTGTGGCTTTGGGCAAAAGGAATACAAGCAATCTTCGATTGCGCGTAGTAAAATAATAAAATAGAACATTAAACATACACATCTCACAAAAGGTTAGGCAGCACTAATGAAAATATAAGTATAGCCATACCCAATATGAGTACCATAATTGTTTTCTGACCTGTACCTTTCCATTCTTTCAGAACAATTCCCCAGATATTGCTGCATATCACATTGAGCGACATAAGTATACTCCACGAGAAGGCAATCATAATACTACCCGGTTCGAAGAAGCTTTTACCCATTCCCAATGCAAAAAACTGAGAATACCACAATATACCGGCTAAGACACAGAATAAAGTATTTCGCACCAATAATCCCGAAGGAGTAGTAAAAATTTGTCCCGAAGTACCATTCTTTTTATTTTGCCATACGCAATATATAAGGTTGGTAAGAAAACCGCCGATTGTAACCAAAAGAGTTACGGGATTCTGGGTAAAGAATGAATTTGCTCCAAGCTCCATTACTCTTTGCTGAATAGGTTCACCCGCATTCAATCCCAAGCTGAAACAGGCACTCATTACACCTGCAAGCAGAGCTACAAGCAATCCTTTTTTCAAAGCAAAGTCTTTGACTGCTTTCTTCTTTTCTTCTTCGGTCATATCCTTCGATCTCAAAGAACCTGCATAACCGATCGTTGCAATACCTGCCAAAGTGATACAAACACTTATCAGGAGAATTACTCCATCACCGGACAGTAAATCGTTACCACTAAGCACAGCAGGAATAAGTGTTCCGAAAGCCGAGCAAGTACCCAAGGCGATAGATTGCCCCAATGCAACCCCCAAATAACGCATACTCAAACCGAAAGTCAAACCTCCAATGCCCCACAAAACACCATAAAAAATGGTTTTCAGAGTAGCGGCAGATTCTATCGAATATACGTCAATTAACGACTGGAAGTTTGTAGCCAATAAAGCTCCCAAGAAAGGGAATACTAACCATGCAAACACCCCTTGAACCAACCAGAAGTTTTCCCAAGACCAATCTTTGACCTTATTAATGGGAACATACGAGCTGGATTGACCCAAACTTCCTATCGCTATTATAATCAGACCTATTAATGTATTCATCGTTTAGATGTTACGTCTTTTTCATATTGTTGTACCAAAGGAATAAAATCTTCGCCCACAGCAATGTTATTTTTCAAGCAGAAATAATCCCACACTGCATTCCAAGGAAGACCTTTAGACTCTTCTAGAAGTGCAAGTCTTTCGAAATACTGTCCTTTCGACTCATATTCACGAAGGATATTTAGCGGCTCAAGCAATGCCTGAAGGAATGCTTTTTGAGTAGCTCTGATACCGATCACATACGCACCGATACGATTGATAGATGCATCGAAGAAGTCAAGACCTATATGTACTCTTTTCAAAGCATCTGCTCTTACTATTTCTTTTGCAAGATCGATAGTCTCATCATTCAAGATAGCCACGTGATCCGAATCCCAACGAACAGGACGGCTTACGTGAAGCATGATCTCCGGAGTATAAAGCAATAGAGAAGAAATCTTATCGGCAACACTTTCCGACAAATGGAAGTGACCTGTATCTAGTGTAACCATTTTTTGATTCTTCACACCATATCCCATGTAGAAATCATGAGAACCAACGGTATAACTCTCCAATGCAATACCAAACAATTTAGATTCGATACAATCTTTCATGTTTTTATATTCGGTAGAGAATATATTATCTAACGATTGCTCTAATATCTGACGGTATTTATAACGATTTACGGTAATATCTTTACTTCCATCGTGTATCCATAAATTCATAATACAAGGGTCGTTTTGAAATTTACCCATTGCCTCCGATATGGCACGTGAACGTTTTGTATGCTCGATCCAAAATTCACGGATCGAATTATCAGGATTAGCAAGCGTTAAATCTCCACTCTTAGGATGTCCGAACGAACTTGAATTGAAATCCAGTTTAAGATTCTTTTCTTTCGCCCAATCCATCCAGCTTGTAAAATGCTCAGGAAGAATTTGATCTCTGTCAACCGCTTTTCCTCCGAAATCACCATATATAGCATGTAGATTGAAACGATGGTTACCTCCTACATATTTCAAAACTTGCTCTATATCGGCACGCACTTCATCTATATTACGAGCTCTACCCGGATAGTTTCCGGTAGCCTGAATACCGCCTCCGCCAATATTTCCCAGATTCTCGAAACCAACCACATCGTCTGTCTGCCAGCAATGAAGCGATATGGATACTTCCTGAATTTTCGCCAAAACTTTATCAACATCCACACCAACTGCTGCATAACGCTCTTTTGCGATTTCGTATGCCTTTTCTACTAATACTTCTTTTTTCATGGTTATTTATTTTTTAAGGTCACAGACCTGTTTGTTATTCTTTCATTTACTTATCTGTAAATACTTTGCATATGCTTTATTCCAAATCTCAACATCCTGAGGTAAGAAGGTTTCGGGTTGTACCGAATTGCTTATTACCTTTCTCATATCCGATAAACTATTCACCAGATTCAAAGCTTTTGCCTGTAACATAATATTACCAATGGCTGTTGCTTCAGATGGTCCTGTTACAATAGGAACATTCAACGCATTGGCAGTAAACTGATTTAACAGATTGTTCTTTGAACCTCCTCCGATTACATGTAGTTTCTTGATCTCGAAAGGAGCTAATTCCTGCAAATGATCGAATATCTCTTTGTACCTTAATGCTAAACTCTCGAATATGCAACGAACATATTCACCGATAGTCTGAGGCGTTGGCTGACCTGTATTAATACAATAATTACTTATTGCTTTGGTCATTATTGTAGGATTGGCAAAGACGTCTGCATCGGGATCTACCAAACATTTGAAAGGTTCGCTTTTCGACGCCTGCTCAATCAAATCGGGATAAGAGAGATTAGCATCCCATTCTTTACGGCATTGCTCTAAAAGCCACATTCCACATATATTCTTGAGGAAACGGATTGTACCGTCTACCCCACCCTCATTAGTGAAGTTGAGATTATATGTCTTCTCATTTATAATAGGCTCTTTTACCTCGATCCCCATTAATGACCACGTTCCCGAACTCAGATAAGCAAAGCACTCATCCTCAGCAGGTACAGATGCCACAGCCGAAGCCGTATCGTGCCCTGCAACAGCCACAACAGGAATATTTTCGAGTCCTGTTTGTTTACAAACCGACTCTGACAAATTTCCAATCACAGTTCCCGGTAACACAAAACGTCCGAATTTGCTTTTATCCAGACCTACTTTTTCGAGTAATTCGCAATTCAGCTCTTTTTTATAAGGATTCATAGCCTGAGATGTCGAAGCTATCGTATATTCCATTACCACCTCACCTGTAAGCAAATAGGATAAAGCATCGGGCATGAATATAATCTTATCAGCCTCTTTCAACAAAGTGGCTTCATTCTCATTAAGAGTGAAAAATTGAAACAATGAATTGAAATTCATTATCTGGATTCCTGTTGCTTCATACACATCCTTACGTGAAACAAGCTTAAAAAAATTATCAGGTGCATCTACCGTATGAGGATCACGATATGCATAGGGCATACCTATGATTTCTTTATTCTTATCGATAGCTATAAAATCGACTCCCCATGTATCTATACCTATTGACGATATAGTGATTCCTTCCTGAGCGACTTTCTTCAAACTGAGAAGAATCGACTCATAAAGCGATAATATGTTCCAGTAAAAATGACCGTTTACTTCAATCAAAGGATTAGCAAAACGGGTTAACTCTTCGATTTTGAGCACTCCGTTATCGAGAGTACCAAGTATAGTGCGTCCGCTTGATGCGCCTATATCAATTGCCAGAAAGTTTTGTGTATTCATTTATTTAGATTTAAGGTCTATCATTTTTAAGTGAATAGATTTTGATTGTGTAAAGCAAATGTAGTGCCTCTTCTCATTTATACCGATAGTGTATTTGAGACAAAGACTACAGGTTTTGTCACTTTTTATATATCAATTTCACTACTTCCGATTTAATGTCTGAGCCTATTTTCAGCTGATTGGCTTTATAAGTAGATGAAATGACTATATTTTTTGATCTTAACCCCGACACTTCAAATACACCGGGTAATTTTGCATCCGTAGTAAAACCATCCACCTTCACATCACTTACGTTTCTTAAGATCAAAGCTGCTCCTTCTTTGGGATAAATATTTACATTTTTCAATGTAATATTTTTTGATTCCATGATTTCGGCTCCTAATTGTGAATGAATAACCACATTCTCTACATTAATATTATCTATATTATGTTCGGGCAATCCATAGAAATACATAGCTTTACGAGCCTTACTGCACGTCACGTCTTTTATAAAGATATTGCGGAAAGTCGGTGTGGTAATATCCACAGGAGGTATCACTTCGGTTAGAGGTTCAGCATCATTATCTTCGAGAGTTTCTACTACCGATTTTCCTCCATAATAAAGATTCAAGTGAATGGGTTCGGTAGAAATATCAATCATACTTACATTGGTAATGTAAATATTCTCTACAACTCCACCACGCCCTCGGCTGCTTTTGAATCTTAGACCAACATCCGTACCTAGAAATTGGCAATTAGAAACTGATATATTCCGCACTCCACCCGACATTTCACTGCCAACAACAAAACCACCATGTCCTTTAAATACGGTACAATTATCGACAATTACATTCTCACATGGGATATTTCGTTTCAACCCATCCTCATCTTTACCCGATTTTATACAAATACCATCATCACCTACGTCAAAAGTACTGTTGACAATGATCGCATTTTTGCACGATTCCAAATCCACTCCGTCACCATTTTGAGCATAAGACGGATTTCTCACCTGAACCCCATCGAGAATAACGTTTTCACACATAAAAGGGTGTATATTCCATGCAGGCGAATTTTGAAAAATAACTCCTTGCAGATATACATTTTTACATTGCTGAAAACTAATCATCACAGGGCGAAGAAAGTCCCGTACCGAAGCCCATTCGGCTTCGGTCTTTAAATTTCGGGGCACATTCATGTTGCTGATAGTATCGCCATGCAAGTATTGAGCCGAAGGCATCCAATAGTCAGCACGCTTGAATACTCCACCTTTAGAAGTTGCACTTTTCCAGAAGCTATCCGATACTTTTTGCTTTTTTAGAGGTCTCCAATAATGACCATTTCCGTCAATCGCTCCACTTCCCGTTATAGCTACATTTATGAGATTTTTTCCCGAGATAGGTGATTGGCATCTGCGTGTATCAAGTCCCTCAAAAACCGTTTCAACCAAAGGGTACAAATCTTTATCGGGCGAAAAAAGAATGATTGATTTATCTTCTAAATGCAGATTAATATTACTTTTAAAAACGATAGGTCCTGTCAGCCATACACCGGGAGGCACAGTTAATTGTCCACCACCTTTAGCTGCCAGAGCATCTATTGCCTTTGCAAAAGCTTGGGTATTTAATGCTATACCATCGCCTATCCCTCCAAAATCTTTAATGGATACTTTGTTGGTAGGAAAAGTCGGACGAGCCAATTTAGGCATCTGAAAAGGTAGATTTTCATATAGATATTCATATCCTCCCTCTTCTTTTGCAAAGAGATTGCAAGCAGATACAACGAATAAGGTTATAATAATTACGAGTTTTTTCATAGTTAGTTTAGGCTTTCAATAGTTAAAGGAGTTAAGGTTACAGGACCCAACAAACCAGAAGGTATTATTTCCCATCCCGAATAGTCCCCTTTCTGATAATCGATTTTCACAAAATTTATTTCCTTGAATATTCGCCAATCGAATTTCTGTCTGTCATATTCAGCAATTCGATTTGCAGGCAGATTGGTTACCTCAATTTCAATACGGTTATTACCTTCTTTCAGGTATTTACCAACCTTTATTTTAAA encodes:
- a CDS encoding rhamnulokinase family protein, which codes for MNTQNFLAIDIGASSGRTILGTLDNGVLKIEELTRFANPLIEVNGHFYWNILSLYESILLSLKKVAQEGITISSIGIDTWGVDFIAIDKNKEIIGMPYAYRDPHTVDAPDNFFKLVSRKDVYEATGIQIMNFNSLFQFFTLNENEATLLKEADKIIFMPDALSYLLTGEVVMEYTIASTSQAMNPYKKELNCELLEKVGLDKSKFGRFVLPGTVIGNLSESVCKQTGLENIPVVAVAGHDTASAVASVPAEDECFAYLSSGTWSLMGIEVKEPIINEKTYNLNFTNEGGVDGTIRFLKNICGMWLLEQCRKEWDANLSYPDLIEQASKSEPFKCLVDPDADVFANPTIMTKAISNYCINTGQPTPQTIGEYVRCIFESLALRYKEIFDHLQELAPFEIKKLHVIGGGSKNNLLNQFTANALNVPIVTGPSEATAIGNIMLQAKALNLVNSLSDMRKVISNSVQPETFLPQDVEIWNKAYAKYLQISK
- a CDS encoding L-rhamnose isomerase, producing the protein MKKEVLVEKAYEIAKERYAAVGVDVDKVLAKIQEVSISLHCWQTDDVVGFENLGNIGGGGIQATGNYPGRARNIDEVRADIEQVLKYVGGNHRFNLHAIYGDFGGKAVDRDQILPEHFTSWMDWAKEKNLKLDFNSSSFGHPKSGDLTLANPDNSIREFWIEHTKRSRAISEAMGKFQNDPCIMNLWIHDGSKDITVNRYKYRQILEQSLDNIFSTEYKNMKDCIESKLFGIALESYTVGSHDFYMGYGVKNQKMVTLDTGHFHLSESVADKISSLLLYTPEIMLHVSRPVRWDSDHVAILNDETIDLAKEIVRADALKRVHIGLDFFDASINRIGAYVIGIRATQKAFLQALLEPLNILREYESKGQYFERLALLEESKGLPWNAVWDYFCLKNNIAVGEDFIPLVQQYEKDVTSKR
- a CDS encoding glycoside hydrolase family 105 protein; this encodes MYRKSLIVAFALFTTLAAYSQATQSADQIAIAIADRIMSETPYTFVNTKTEQTYTNLKNVPFSMDIKVQNEYNDWHYTNGVLNIALLELADKTKSKKYEDYVFKNMNFVFDENNLNFFKKQYDQAFSEGGWRAIRKLTWHMIFRAKRLDDNGPMGASLIELQMRKPNKAFLNYINETNDHLMYAEPRLEDGTIARLWPHENTIWADDLFMGVAFLCRMGKMTGDTKYFDDAANQVLNYTNYLWHPEKQIYYHCYHTDTKEHGVAHWSRANGWILMAQADLLTMLPKNHPKRQALIENFKQQVSGVARYQGKNGLWYQILDKTDSYEEITGTAMFVFGIARGVREGWIDKDFIYVAEQGLKGMMTKMTDEGDVTAICVGTGIMPSLSFYYNRKTQENAPMGEGPVLRALVEMSDAIKYSEISADDQYDKIVIKK
- the rhaD gene encoding rhamnulose-1-phosphate aldolase, which codes for MKSILDNRPELAKKVWEVAEVAGYLWQKGWAERNGGNITINITDLVDDEIRNMKPISEKYVIGKVLPNLKGCYFFCKGTNMRMRDLARWPMENGAVIRIGDDCNSYEIIADNPVRPTSELPSHLSMHDYMIGSGSNYKAALHTHPIDLIAMTHNRAFLEKDKLTYLLWSMIPETRAFCPKGLGIIPYLMPSSIELAEATVKALENYDVVMWEKHGVCSISENIMEAFDMVDTLSKSAQIYLTAKSMGFEPEGTSMADMQALKEAFNLPK
- a CDS encoding glycoside hydrolase family 28 protein, producing the protein MKKLVIIITLFVVSACNLFAKEEGGYEYLYENLPFQMPKLARPTFPTNKVSIKDFGGIGDGIALNTQAFAKAIDALAAKGGGQLTVPPGVWLTGPIVFKSNINLHLEDKSIILFSPDKDLYPLVETVFEGLDTRRCQSPISGKNLINVAITGSGAIDGNGHYWRPLKKQKVSDSFWKSATSKGGVFKRADYWMPSAQYLHGDTISNMNVPRNLKTEAEWASVRDFLRPVMISFQQCKNVYLQGVIFQNSPAWNIHPFMCENVILDGVQVRNPSYAQNGDGVDLESCKNAIIVNSTFDVGDDGICIKSGKDEDGLKRNIPCENVIVDNCTVFKGHGGFVVGSEMSGGVRNISVSNCQFLGTDVGLRFKSSRGRGGVVENIYITNVSMIDISTEPIHLNLYYGGKSVVETLEDNDAEPLTEVIPPVDITTPTFRNIFIKDVTCSKARKAMYFYGLPEHNIDNINVENVVIHSQLGAEIMESKNITLKNVNIYPKEGAALILRNVSDVKVDGFTTDAKLPGVFEVSGLRSKNIVISSTYKANQLKIGSDIKSEVVKLIYKK
- a CDS encoding AraC family transcriptional regulator, which codes for MMRLNDFGVNFKYLLVSERDKQFGLWVNTVGFQPIQKGGKYPLTNHPSDYFFNTSKGRVLREYQLLYITKGEGFFESDSTKKRKVEKGCLIMLFPNQWHTYSPLSDSGWNEYYIGFEGPIIDNLVHASFFTKENPVLEVGFQDNLVNLFSRAIETAKEDKIATQQYLAGVVLHIMGKVLSVSKNIVTENAEIYQKIERAKIIMSENIYKDVAPQQIAEKLNVSYSWFRKVFKNYTGYAPTQYFQELKINQAKHLLAETSQSVKEIAFELNYNSTEHFFSIFKKKTGFTPIAYRNYQRGIG
- the rhaT gene encoding L-rhamnose/proton symporter RhaT, producing MNTLIGLIIIAIGSLGQSSSYVPINKVKDWSWENFWLVQGVFAWLVFPFLGALLATNFQSLIDVYSIESAATLKTIFYGVLWGIGGLTFGLSMRYLGVALGQSIALGTCSAFGTLIPAVLSGNDLLSGDGVILLISVCITLAGIATIGYAGSLRSKDMTEEEKKKAVKDFALKKGLLVALLAGVMSACFSLGLNAGEPIQQRVMELGANSFFTQNPVTLLVTIGGFLTNLIYCVWQNKKNGTSGQIFTTPSGLLVRNTLFCVLAGILWYSQFFALGMGKSFFEPGSIMIAFSWSILMSLNVICSNIWGIVLKEWKGTGQKTIMVLILGMAILIFSLVLPNLL